A genomic stretch from Hermetia illucens chromosome 7, iHerIll2.2.curated.20191125, whole genome shotgun sequence includes:
- the LOC119660806 gene encoding ephrin type-B receptor 1-B isoform X6: MDLRDAIVIFIIWIFTFGGLHYTIADQVVLLDTTKEATLEWTRYPYGPQAQTPGWVEESFTNFGKRINWRSYVVCDVAYHNVNNWLWSPFIDRGPANRLYIEIQFTIRDCSLFPGNALSCKETFSLLFYEFDAATREPPPWQPESYKLIARIAAGEGRFNQNSNVDINTEVKSIAVTKRGVYFAFRDQGACISVLAVKVYYITCPAVTENFAHFNETPTGREITILEKATGACVENAEATEPPTYLCKGDGKWTILTGGCKCKVGFEPNAENQTCNVCPAGTFRSMEITKCTACPLNSKSSKIGLAYCPCQPNFYRHPKDGKHMPCYKPPGPPTNLTLLFMDQTSAILSWNAPIRQPDEMVDSKYRTDVVFKVKCPLCNSNVVLNPSTETFNDTKLTLTNLEPVTTYTVQVHSMNGISYPVSTSDSNDTDSEGTSGSSGSASVISSVIDDKNAKYSSEYPDDTATVIKTEYAEITFTTESAILSTVFNVRIVSISSREVDLVWDKPVHSDSPIEFYEVRWFPKPELDAMNKTALNTKETKAHIDNLMENTEYGFQVRCKTLNGYGTYSNIVYAQTHQSVSPVYDDSMQMRIVAGATVAVVFILVLVIVATVLFLRSKNQDELDKKTNNHLPLPLDYASNEVTTPLFGTSRSYVDPHTYEDPNQAIREFAREIDASYITIEAIIGGGEFGDVCRGRLKIPPNFVQDIDVAIKTLKPDFTLGSSEKARCDFLTEASIMGQFDHPNVIYLQGVVTRSNPVMIITEYMENGSLDTFLRANDGKFQTLQLIGMLRGIASGMAYLSDMNYVHRDLAARNVLVNAQLVCKIADFGLSREIENASDAYTTRGGKIPVRWTAPEAIAFRKFTSASDVWSYGVVLWEVMSYGERPYWNWSNQDVIKSIEKGYRLPAPMDCPEALYQLMLDCWQKQRTHRPTFASIVSTLDNLARQPQALLTTRSSPDNDGSHMIDTQSGHNIFISTDLWLESIKMSRYSQHFKEANLVTAQQISRLTAQQLSDMGITLVGHQKKILHQARQLDTII, from the exons TGGGTGGAAGAGTCATTCACAAATTTCGGCAAACGTATTAACTGGCGAAGTTACGTTGTCTGTGATGTTGCCTATCATAATGTCAACAATTGGCTGTGGTCGCCATTTATTGATCGAGGTCCAGCGAATCGTCTATATATCGAAATTCAATTCACGATACGTGATTGCTCGCTGTTTCCAG GGAACGCGTTATCCTGTAAGGAGACGTTCAGCTTACTCTTTTATGAGTTTGACGCAGCGACACGGGAACCACCTCCTTGGCAGCCGGAGAGTTATAAGCTGATTG CTCGGATAGCAGCGGGAGAAGGCCGCTTCAATCAGAATTCTAATGTAGATATTAATACAGAAGTGAAAAGCATAGCGGTTACAAAACGCGGTGTATACTTTGCTTTCCGCGACCAAGGTGCCTGCATTAGTGTCCTGGCGGTTAAGGTCTACTATATAACTTGCCCAGCAGTAACGGAAAACTTTGCTCATTTTAACGAGACGCCGACAGGTCGTGAAATCACGATATTAGAAAAAGCCACCGGTGCATGTGTCGAAAATGCTGAAGCCACCGAACCACCGACTTACCTCTGTAAGGGTGATGGCAAATGGACTATTTTGACTGGTGGATGTAAGTGCAAGGTGGGCTTCGAACCGAATGCGGAGAATCAAACATGCAATGTTTGCCCTGCCGGGACTTTCCGTTCCATGGAAATCACAAAGTGTACAGCGTGTCCATTAAATTCTAAGTCATCGAAAATAGGTTTAGCCTATTGTCCTTGTCAGCCGAACTTCTATCGGCATCCCAAAGATGGGAAACACATGCCTTGTTATAAGCCGCCCGGGCCACCTACCAATCTTACACTGCTATTTATGGATCAGACCAGTGCAATTTTGTCCTGGAACGCGCCGATTCGTCAACCAGATGAGATGGTTGATTCTAAGTACCGAACAGATGTGGTGTTTAAGGTCAAGTGTCCGCTGTGTAACTCAAATGTGGTGTTGAATCCTTCAACGGAGACTTTCAACGATACTAAGCTGACGTTGACGAACCTCGAACCGGTTACAACGTACACAGTTCAAGTCCATTCTATGAACGGAATTTCATATCCTGTGAGCACGTCAGACTCGAATGATACAGACTCTGAAGGGACTTCAGGGTCGTCTGGCTCTGCATCAGTTATTAGCAGTGTAATTGATGACAAGAACGCTAAATATTCTTCTGAATATCCTGATGATACCGCAACTGTTATTAAGACGGAATATGCTGAGATTACATTTACCACAGAGTCTGCGATCCTGAGCACGGTCTTCAATGTACGTATCGTATCGATATCGAGTCGGGAAGTGGACCTAGTTTGGGATAAGCCAGTTCACAGTGATTCGCCTATTGAGTTCTATGAAGTTCGATGGTTTCCCAAACCAGAATTGGATGCCATGAATAAGACCGCCCTGAATACGAAGGAGACTAAAGCACATATCGATAATTTAATGGAGAATACAGAATATGGTTTCCAAGTCCGTTGTAAGACACTGAATGGTTATGGTACTTATAGTAATATTGTTTATGCGCAGACACATCAAAGTGTGAGTCCAG TTTATGATGATTCAATGCAAATGCGTATTGTTGCCGGAGCTACAGTTGCTGTTGTCTTTATCCTAGTCCTTGTTATTGTTGCAACTGTTTTATTTTTGCGTTCGAAAAATCAGGATGAATTGGATAAGAAAACCAACAATCACCTACCCCTTCCATTGGACTATGCCAGCAATGAAG TGACTACACCATTGTTTGGTACCAGCCGAAGCTATGTTGATCCTCACACCTATGAGGATCCAAACCAAGCAATTCGTGAATTTGCACGAGAAATTGATGCAAGTTATATAACAATTGAAGCAATTATTG GTGGCGGTGAATTTGGTGATGTCTGTCGTGGCCGTTTAAAAataccaccaaattttgtgcaaGATATTGACGTTGCAATCAAGACGCTTAAGCCTG ATTTCACCCTAGGCTCATCTGAAAAGGCTCGCTGTGATTTCCTAACGGAAGCATCTATAATGGGACAATTCGATCATCCAAATGTAATTTATTTACAGGGTGTTGTTACACGTTCAAATCCTGTTATGATTATAACAGAATATATGGAAAATGGCAGTTTAGATACATTCCTACGTGCCAACGATGGTAAATTTCAAACATTACAATTAATTGGTATGCTACGTGGTATTGCCAGCGGTATGGCATATTTAAGTGATATGAATTATGTTCATCGTGATTTAGCCGCACGTAATGTGTTGGTTAATGCTCAACTTGTATGTAAAATAGCTGATTTTGGATTATCAAGAGAAATTGAAAATGCCAGCGACGCATATACAACACGG GGAGGCAAGATACCTGTGCGCTGGACTGCACCTGAGGCAATTGCATTTAGAAAATTCACATCGGCATCGGATGTTTGGTCCTATGGCGTTGTGTTATGGGAAGTGATGTCATATGGGGAACGACCATATTGGAATTGGTCGAATCAG GATGTAATTAAAAGTATTGAGAAAGGCTATCGTCTACCTGCCCCCATGGATTGTCCGGAGGCTCTTTATCAATTAATGTTAGACTGTTGGCAAAAGCAGCGAACGCATAGGCCTACATTTGCCAGTATAGTATCAACACTGGATAATCTAGCGCGGCAACCACAAGCGTTGCTAACAACACGTAGTTCACCGGATAATGACGGTTCCCATATGATTGATACACAAAGTGGTCATAATATATTTATTAGTACAGATTTATGGTTGGAAAGTATTAAAATGTCACGATATTCGCAACATTTTAAAGAGGCCAATTTAGTTACAGCGCAACAG ATATCAAGATTAACAGCCCAGCAGCTATCTGATATGGGGATTACATTAGTTGGccatcagaaaaaaatattacatcaaGCTCGACAACTTGACACTATAATTTAG